The Salvelinus alpinus chromosome 14, SLU_Salpinus.1, whole genome shotgun sequence genomic sequence gtgtgaaaaccttgtgaagacttacagaaaacgtttgacctctgtcattgccaacaaagggtatataacaaagtattgagataaacttttgttattgaccaaatacttattttccaccataaattGCAAATAAATTCGTTAAAAATCCTATAATGTGATtgtctggatttttttcttctcattttgtctgtcatagttgaagtgtacctatgatgaaaattacaggcctctctcatctttttaagtgggagaacttgcacaattggtggctgactaaatacttttttgccccactatatatatattttttaataacgttcccaaggtaaacggacaaatttctcaggtccagatcatagaatatgcatatcatttacagattaggatagaaaacactccaaagtttccaaaactgtcaaaatattgtctgtgagtataacaaaactgattctgcaggcgaaaacctgaggaaatctaacccggaagtgattttttaattattttatctgtgtttcctggcccgtctttcttccatttaaaggggtatcaaccagattccttttccaatggcttcctcaggctgtgatcaggctttagacatagtttcaggcttttattttgaaaaatgagcaagaTTTTTCAAATGTAGTCAggtgttgtcacgatcgtcgttaggagaaagagaggaggaccaaaatgcagcgtgatgattatccattttaatGAACACGAATAATctcacaaaaaacaacaaaacacgagaacgaaacgaaacagtcctgaacggtgaacatacaaaaacacaggaacaggaacaatcacccacaacccacaatacaaaacaggctacctaaatatggttcccaatcagagacaacgactaacacctgcctctgattgagaaccatatcaggccaaacacagaaacagacaaactagacatacaacatagaatccccactcagatcacaccctgaccaaacaaaacatagaaacatacaaagcaaactatggtcagggcgtgacaggtgtcctctgattagttcatgcgcgcgagagaggtagctctccattttctttctttcttttattgaataggttacggtccggttgaaatattatcgattatgtttattaaaaacaacctgaggattgattataaaaaacatttgacatgtttctacgaacattacggatactttttggaattttcgtcgaacggaaaaaggctttggttttctgaacataacgcgcaacccaaatggcgtttttttgttataaaagtaatatttatcgaacaaaaataacatttattgtgtaactgggagtctcgtgagtgcaaacatccgaagattatcaaaggtaagcgattaatttgattgcttttctgactttcgtgaccatgctaatttggggctagctgttgtagcattgattgatacactcacaaaagctttgattgctttcgctgcaaagcatattttcacaatctgacacgataggtggattaacaacaagctaaactgtgttttggtatatttcacttgtgattgcatgattataaatattttttgtaatattttgcgccctgcaattcagcggttgtttaggaaaatgatcccgtaaaagggatccgtagcgcagagaagtaccaacgcatatgtaccaacgcatatgttcaactggttggattaccaaaatatagttcatttccccccaccttctgatgttcccagaatctctatgttaaccaagggattTCCAAtagtcacatcagtagggtagagagaggagaaaaaagggggagaggtatttatgactgtcataaacctacccccaggccagcgtcatgacatatgtatagcagtgaaagttaacattttgtttccgaatgacatcaccaagaggtaaaatatatagtgaaaacaatagtggtcctaaaatggagccttgaggaacaccgaaatgtacagttgatttgtcagaggacaaaccattcacacagacaaactgatatctttctgacagataagatctaaaccaggccagaatttgtccgtgtagaccaatttgggtttacAATCTCTCCAAAGAATGTgatgatcgatggtatcaaaaacaacactaaggtctaggagcacgaggacggATGCAGAGCCTCGGCCTGATGccattaacttctacttggtcacaatcccggatccgggagcaccctcatcagtaaaaaagctgactagcatagcctagcatagcgccacaagtaaatactagcatctaaatatcatgaaatcacaagtccaagacaccagatgaaagatacacatcttgtgaatccagccatcatttctgatttttaaaatgttttacagggaaaacacaatatgtatttctattagctaaccacgatagcaaaagacccaaccgcatatttccaccatttttttactgcataggtagctatcacaaattcgaccaaataaagatataaatagtcactaaccaagaaacaacttcatcagatgacagtctgataacatatttattgtatagcatatgttttgttcgaaaaatgtgcatatttcaggtataaatcatagttttacattgcagtagtctcaccaaagcagctagaataactacagaaaccaacgtgaaatacctaaatactcatcataaaacatttatgaaaaatacacggtgtacagcaaatgaaagaccaacatcttgtgaatccagccaatatttcagattttttaagtgttttacagcgaaaacacaatatagcattatattagcttactacaatagcctaccacacagcagcattcattcattcaagacacgttagcgatagcgaataaaccagcaaaagatatacattttttcactaaccttctcaaacttcatcagatgacagtcctataacatcatattacacaatacatatatggtttgttcgaaaatgtggcacaaatcgtggttgaacaatgtgaatacgtagtgaaaatgcagaaatattgtcaggagaaatcttggagaggcacctattctaatcaaataactaatcataagctTTACTAAAAaagacatgttggacagcaaattaaagatacactagttcttaatgcaactgctgtgttagATTTCTAAAATTAACTTTAGTACGACTTACAGCCTACGTTATAGGGatacagcgcccaaaatcagcgCCCAAATTACGTCTAAACATTTGACAGATATACGAAAAAACATCATAAATcgttcctactatttgatgagcttccatcagaatcttgtacaagttgtcctttgtccagaataatcgttgctcggttgtagaatgtcgtcttcatctgtagaacgctagccaacgttagccatgCGGCACAGAAGTGTCCAAATCCCCAGAACGCATCacaaagaaaataccgaaaatcggaATAAActtatataaactgatataagtcggtttaatataactagttgatgatgtttttaacacatatatcgaataaaatcagagccggatatatctaaggcctataacgacagcttttcagaacgcaatcctgaggtctgtctcgcgCCAAGACGAACGGTGAAAAGACTACACCCAcggttccaagagctcttgtttggcctcagatctagctagacaccccattccaattctcactgcctactgacatctaggggaaggcgtatgcagtgcatgtagacccatagattccatgcaaattaataaactgaccctggaacagagccctcgatttcagatttctcagttcctgacaggaagtttgctgcaaaatgagttctgttttactcacagatataattcaaacggttttagaaactagagagtgttttctatccaatagtaataataatatgcatattgtacgagcaagaattgagtacgaggcagtttaatttgggaacgattttttacaaagtgagaaCAGCGACCCCTTAagaggtaatttaccaccttcacaagtgcagtctcagtgctatgatggggtctaaaaccagactgaagcgtttcgtgtacattgtttgtcttcaggaaggcagtgagttgctgtgcaacagctttttcaaaaacatttgagaggaatgggagattcgatataggccgatagttttttatattttctgggtcaaggtttggctttttcaagagagactctattactgccacttttagtgagtttggtacacatccggtggatagagagccgtttattttgttcaacataggagggccaagcacaggaagcagatcTTTccgtagtttagttggaatagggtccagaaTGCAggttgaaggtttagaggccatgaatattttcatcaatgtgtcaagagatataatactaaaaaacttgagtgtctcccttgatcctaggtcctggcagagttgcgcagactcaggacaactgagctttggaggaatacgcagatttaaagaggagtccgcaATTTGCTTtcaaatgatcatgatctttttctCAAAGaatttcatgaatttatcactcctgaagtgaaagccatcctctcttggggaatgctgcttttaagttagctttgcgacagtatcaaaaatacattttggattgttcttattttcctcaattaagttggaaaaataggattatcgagcagcagtgagagctcttcgatactgcacggtactgtctttccaagctagtcggaagacttccagtttggtgtagcgccatttcctttccaattttctggaagttGTTTCAgtgctcgggtattttctgtataccagggagctagcaTCTTATGAcacatgttttttgtttttaggggtgcgaatGCATcaagggtattgcgcaaggttaaactgagttcctcagttaggtggttaactgattttgtactctgacgtccttgggtaggcggagggcgtctggaagggcatctaggaatctttgtgttgtccgagaatttaaagcacgacttttgatgatccttcattaaatagtacccgcaaaacaccagtctcaacgtcaacagtgaagaggtgactccgggatgcttgctttctaggcagagttgcaaagaaaaagccatatctcagacaggcaaataaaaagaaaagattaagatgggcaaaagaacactgacactggacagaggaactctgcctagaaggccagcatcccacagtcgcctcttcactgttgacgttgagactggtgttttgcgggtactatttaatgaacctGACAGATTTTAAAGCTAAGCCTTCGATACTGGTCAGGCCtagaaggtagggagggatgtattttctgtttgtcgcTATTGTCAAGTCTGATTATTGTGATGTTGAAAATGCAAGCCGTGATATTGAAGCGCCCGAAGTCGGTATGCTTTGTTTTTAGTTGTGTGATGCAGTGGCACAGAAAACTATTGGTGAAAACTTATGTTGCGTTCCATGTATTTTATATGATTGGCATCAAAATGTTGGATATCTAATATCTCCCTAGATTATAATTGCCAGCTCTCATCGCGTTGTAGGCCTAATGAAACATGCAAGGAGATTGAGCTCGTCCGTGGTGGTCggtgaaccctcaaccttctggcccgtagccctgcgtggcatcgactgtgccacaaagTATGCTGAAGTGTCGATAACCACGTTTCTAAGCATTATTTAGAGTTAATTCTATGAGGGGGGAGGGTGTGTACATTTGTTTTTACAGTACAAGGGGAAGTTCAATGAAAATATTCCCAGTACATTTTGAACTGCCCCTAATTACTTGAAGTGCTTTTGAGATCACTGATCGATACAACTAAACTGAACTGGAAATCACATTTCTAGTCACATTAAAAAAACATCAATGGGTGATTGGGTCACAATACATTTTGGTTGTTCTGATGTCTGACAAAAAGTACTTGTCCCCATGATGGAACTGAGACGAAGTGTCCCTCAACTTGAAGAAGTATGGTTCATAATTCAGTTCAGATGGACATTACTAAACGTCTATGGAATGTTCCTATGGAATCCCACTATTCATTCTGATTGAATGTGCTATAAGCGTGTACACCATGAAGTCATGCCCTCTCATCAACTTCCCTACAGTCAGCTTTCCTACACAAGCCAGCTGACATGTGACGTACCATCTCGTTTCCTGCGGTTGTGGATTATGTTCTAAACTGAGCACTGACATCCCCAAAAACAGTTAGTCTGCACAGTTATCCTATTTCCCATGTTTAAAAACCTTTAAGTGACCAAATCATCAGCCCTACTATATTTTCCCATTAATAATGCTCAGAATGgtcttcctgacaggctgcccccaggtggtaaggataggtaacaacacatccgcaacacaacacagcccctcaggggtgcgcgctcagtcccctcctgtactccctgttcactcatgactgcatgaccatatgaccaggcacgactccaacactatcattaaatttgccgatgacacaacagtggtaggcctgatcaccgacaaagatgagacagcctatagggaggaggtcagagacctggccgtgtggtgccagtgatcaagacaaaggagatgattgtggactacaggaaaaggaggatcgagcacgcccccattctcatcgacgtggctgtagtggagcaggttgagagcttcaatttcctaggtgtccacatcacaaacaaactatcatggtccaagcacacccaaatcaaatcaaattttatttgtcacatacacatggttagcagatgttaatgtgagtgtagcgaaatgcttgtgcttctagttccgacaatgcagtaataaccaacgagtaatctaacctaacctaacctaacaattccacaactactatcTATTGACcgccacgactgcgtggccatgtacaactccaactcaatcatcaagtttgcggacgacactacagtggtaggcttgattaccaacaacgacgagacggcctacagggaggaggtgagggccctcggagtgtggtgtcaggaaaataacctcacactcaacgtcaacaaaacaaaggagatgattgtggacttcaggaaacagcagagggagcacccccctatccacatcgacgggacagtagtggagaaggtggaaagttttaagttcctcggtgtacacatcacggacaaactgaagtggtccacccacacagacagcgttgtgaagaaggcgcagcagcgcctcttcaacctcaggaggctgaaaaaatttggcttgtcaccaaaagcactcacaaacttctacagatgcacaatcgagagcatcctgtcaggctgtatcaccgcctggtatggcaactgctctgcccacaaccgtaaggctctccagagggtagtgaggtctgcacaacgcatcaccgggggaaaactacctgccctccaggaaacctacaccacccgatgtcacaggaaggccataaagatcatcaaggacaacaacgacccgagccactgcctgttcaccccgctatcatccagaaggcgaggtcagtacaggtgcatcaaagcagggaccgagagactcaaaaacagcttctatctcaaggccatcagactgttaaacagccaccactaacatttagtggccgctgccaacatactgactcaactccagccactttaataatgggaattgatggaaattatgtaaaaatgtatcactagccactttaaacaatgccacttaatataatgtttacataccctacattactcatctcatatgtatatgtatatactgtactctatatcatctactgcatcatgccatcttatgtaatacatgtatcactagccactttaaactatgccactattctgcccttgagttgcgttcccatgcaaaactagacagatagctaacaactaagtcttcaataaaactcccaaggcgtgacttttcttgaatgaatattgaaaacgtttatgttgtaaaactgcaaaatacagaaaagaatatactttagtattcaattcagaccgacatactgtagctgtacattatacatttgaagttgcatgaatacaaagcacgtgctaaggtaccatgcatctggcatgatgccaaaccatatagctaattgttactcatatggtaattgactaactcctttcattactctaataatgtacaaccatctatgtagaataacaaagcatattacactagaatcggtaacaaaactacagtattgtatattttaccattcgtttgcatgacgcacgagcaaagtaatacagctaacggcatacatgaaaggcattgcaatttgtgtgagtaaatgcaaccaaccaacattgatatgtaagcaactctatcaataacaagattatcatcactagctaaatgcttgaatcgaacttacaaacaaatattttccaaggctgaagcgtgacaagaaataactacactgaaagacctgcaccATAGCGTTGTTTTTAGTTTCTTCTAtgcgtgcagaacgaattctctacttcctgtttgcgaacagtctaagtaccagaaagctccactagggggcaaataacaccatggaacacaatgaaaatccatcttaaccatttgtaataaaataatctgttaccttctaacaggatggcagcacagccactttatgtttatataccctacataaaCTGAACTGGAAATCACATTTCTAGTCACATTAAAAAAACATCAATGGGTGATTGGTTCAGAATACATTTTGGTTGTTCTGATGTCTGACAAAAAGTACTTGTCCCCATGATGGAACTGAGACAAAGTCTCCCTCGACTTGAAGAGATATGGTTCATAATTCAGTTCAGATGGACATTTCTAAACGTCTATGGAATGTTCCTATGGAATCCCACTAttcatacacacaaatgtaaagggataaagaatatgtacataaagatatatgaatgagtgatggtacagaacagcataggcaagatgcagtagatggtatagagtactgtatatacatatgagatgagtaatgtagggtatataaacataaagtggagataagacagtcatgaagacggcacgacaaagcctattccccctcaggagactgaaaagatttagcatgggtcctcagatcctcaaaaagttctacagctgcaccatcgagagcatcctgactggttgcatcactgcctggtatttgtaactgctcggcctccgaccgcaaagcactacagagggtagtgagtacggcccagtacatcaccggggccaagcttcctgccgtccagTACCTCtatagcatttcactgtaaggtccacacctgatcggcgcttgtgacaaataacatttgatttgatttgaattggagAAAATGTACCTTTTCTCTCATCTCTAACGATCAGTAAGGCTGAAGGACAGGCTAGCTGGGCACAGCAACATCCAATCCCGTATTACATTACATCATGctttctttaattatttgtttatccaaccgtttgtttgtgtgtgtgtgtgtgtgtgtgtgtgtgtgtgtgtgtgtgtgtgcgtgaagaGAGATCCTGGGGAGGGGAGTGTCTGTCAgtaacacagggataaatagagAGGCAGAGCTCAGAGTTTGTCAGAAGGCGGACCTGACAGGGTCACACACAGGACCAAGCAGGAGAAGGACCTCAGCATTTTTACCTTTTATTACGAATGGAGAAACATGAAGATATTCAATACTGTTTTCAAGACGGAAACTCTTCTTGCAGAAAGGTTTTGCTATCGACATCTATCTACATAACACTGTACATCTTCTTCTCATTGATTTCAGCAGTTACAGTATTTTTGAACGTACTGGTGatcatctccatctctcacttCAAGCAGCTCCACACTCCAACCAACCTGCTcatcctctctctggctgtgtcaGATCTCCTGGTGGGACTGATTGTGATACCAGTAGTGACTGTAGCAATAATGGAATCATGCTGGGGTTTTGGGAAATATTTCTGTGCGTTTCATGCCTACATTGCTTGTTTATGCACTTCTTTATCTCTGGGTAATTTGGTCTTGATATCTATTGACCGCTATGTTGCTGTGTGTGATCCCTTATTGTACCActctaaaataacaataacaggaACTATCTGTATTATATCCATCACCTGGTGTTGTTGTATCATATACGATGCTGCTATTATAAAAAACTTTGTAAATGTACAAATACCCAGTAGGTGTTTGACAGAATGTGTTATTGTTGAAGGAATAACATGGGTTAATATAATTTACATTGTATTTATAATGGTTGTCCCATGCTGTATTATTATAACACTTTATTTGAAAATCTTTGTGGTGGCCAGATTACAGGCCAGAAAGATATTTTCTAAAGAGAATGCCAATGTGTTTGATGTTAAAACTGTACAGGCGAATAAGTCTGAGAGAAAAGCAGCAAAAACTCTAGCTATTGTTGTTTTCAACTATTTAATTTGTTGGATTCCATCTCTATTAATTTTCTTTGTTTTTTCTGTTTTAGGTGATCATTTAATAGCATATTTCACCAGTTATCTCGCACTTGTTAATTCCTTAATTAATCCAATAATTTATGCTTTCTTTTATCCATGGTTCAAAGTGACAGCTAAACTTATTTTAACTTTGAAGATAAGACGTTTATAGTTCCTATAATATGATTCACTAATTCGGCAAACATAGGTTTGATATAGTTTTGTTCTACAATTGTTGTAATTATTTAATGTTACAATACTGACATAACTTATCTCAGTGTTGTCATGATTGATACATGTGGTGTTGATACAGAATGATTTGGCTGGATTGGATTGGAATGAATTGGAGATGGCATAAGAAGGCATAAGCTTGTTTTATAAAGGACATTGTAGTCATTGTGTGTCAAGTCTGTCGTTGTTCCGTGTTACTTATTGACAAATAGTATGTAAGTGTTCTCATAGTACATTTTGAGGACGTCATGAATCATTCTATATGTTGTTTAACATCTCCCTCTAGTGGCTCAATTGTGACACAACGTTTTCATCAAGTGCAGTAAAGTTGAAATGTACAATACTGCATGATATCAGATAACGTACAGGTCTAAATAACTTCTGTATTGTGCAAGCAGTTGAtggtaaaatgtaaaaatatgCAATATGGGTAACACTTTATAATAACATTCAGTAATAAACCATTTGTAAGGCATTTCCAGTTTGCTCACCATTTAATATTAGGCCACATTTGTGAAATGTTACTAAGCTAGGTATTCTCACATTTATAAATAactactacagtatatacattaaTTATTCAACACAACAGTGCAGGAGACCACAGCAGACACTTCAACCTCAACATACTGGGTATGCACAGCagtaccactactctcactacatcACTGCTGCCAGGTCAGGGGTCACACCAGAGCAGCTCTCTCAGATACTGTTTACTCTGAATGAATATAGAGAGTGGGTAACACACTAAATAGTTCAAAATGGATTAGTAAATAGTTTATTCATCATTTATTTATCATTACTCCCATATTTTTTTTTGTAAGCTAGTTTTTCACACATTTTTAAACAACGTTTATATTATGTAATAATGATTCAGAAGATCATTCATcagatgtttaatacattttcttATAAACCATTTACTGATCATTAGTAAAGTAGTTTTGCAGTCCCTAATCTAAAGTGAGGACTATTCACACTTTCtaaatactttataaatgttttgaaCAGTGACCAGTGTAATTTATCACAAAAAGATGGACATGCTATTGGTAGACATTCCAGCAGTACCTGATGCTCCTTAAGTTCTCAAAATGACCTAGAACAAATCAATGGTTAAACAATAAGCACACAACACAGAGGATGTTAAACGAAATATATTGAACATTATTTTTCAAAACAGTCACACTGTTGTAATAGCGTGCTTATGcatctagttctgacagtgcagcaatatctaacaagtaatatctaacaatttcacaacaaataccttaaacacacaaatctaagtaaaggactGGAATTTAGAATATatgaatatatggatgagcaatgtcagtggCACAGACTAAGAGCAgttcatagactgcttacagggtcaGGGAACCAATATCCAAATCCATAAATTAGCTGAACATTACGTTTCAAGGGATACTACCTTTAATGCacaacaaaatcaaatcaaaatctaatTTTATAGTTCACTtaaacatgtttagcagatgttattgtgggtgtgtgAAATGCTTTTCTTCCTAGCTCCAagagtgcagtagtatctaacaattcacaacaatacacacaaatctaaaagttaaaTATTGGAATTacgaaatatataaatattaggacaagcatTGTCTGAGTGGTATTGAcaaaaaatacagtagaatacagtatatacatatgagatgagtaaagcagtatgtaaacaatataaaagtgactagtgttccatgattaaagtgaccagggattccatgtctatgtacatagggcagcagcgtTTAAGGTGCAAagttgagtaactgggtggtagtcggCTAGTGATGGGTATttgccactatagggggtgctgtttcgcattagcataatttgctctacagattaaactgcctagtactcaattcttgctcgtacaatatgcatattattgttattattggatagaaaacactctctagtttctatagccgtttgaattatgtctctgagtggaacagaactcattctacagcacttttcctgatatggagtgagatttcagaaatcttggccactggtcccaggtcagttttaaagtccctgtgaatcctatgaggatacaaacactgcccacgccttcctctagatgtcagtaagaggtgacaatttgaatggagtcgattgcgcaatcagggcctgtataaaacagcACAAGGCGGAAGTGGctttcttttcctgctgcgcctgacgCACGAAGGACGTTGGACTGGCTCTCTTTCCAAgctttggtttagccacttatatatcgccggtcatgtttttactcgttataggtgttaaaaacatcataaggtagttaatttaaaccgttttatagcaatttatatccgtttagtgcgattttgaggcatttctttgtgatgcactttgaagcgccgggcacgtttccagtaccggtcgaacgttagtgggcatttcgacggacaagaggacatctttcgaccaaaagaagattagacccaagaaaggatacattgcccaagattctgatggaagatcacctcatagtaagaaatatttaagatgataaatcgttgttctgtcgaaaaattttaaacgcatattccgccattttctttggtatagcttcgcttggcgaaccctgtattgcacagtaaggataattttagaaatgtaattcagcgattgcattaagaactaatttgtctttcgattgctgtccaccctatattttttagtaaagtttacgattagttattcattacgccagatcactgtccaaaatggcgcccgacattttcaggctagttttgctagtattgtcattgtataaccacgtttttttgtggctaaatatgcacattttcgaacaaactctatatgtatgttgtaatatgatgttacaggagtgtcatcggaagaattctgagaaggttagtgaaaaaattaatatattttggcgatgatt encodes the following:
- the LOC139538257 gene encoding trace amine-associated receptor 13c-like yields the protein MEKHEDIQYCFQDGNSSCRKVLLSTSIYITLYIFFSLISAVTVFLNVLVIISISHFKQLHTPTNLLILSLAVSDLLVGLIVIPVVTVAIMESCWGFGKYFCAFHAYIACLCTSLSLGNLVLISIDRYVAVCDPLLYHSKITITGTICIISITWCCCIIYDAAIIKNFVNVQIPSRCLTECVIVEGITWVNIIYIVFIMVVPCCIIITLYLKIFVVARLQARKIFSKENANVFDVKTVQANKSERKAAKTLAIVVFNYLICWIPSLLIFFVFSVLGDHLIAYFTSYLALVNSLINPIIYAFFYPWFKVTAKLILTLKIRRL